One part of the Defluviitalea raffinosedens genome encodes these proteins:
- a CDS encoding tetratricopeptide repeat protein: MNCPACNNEIKQANRCPICQFDIALYRKIKDISSRLYNKGLEQAHNRELTAAIDSLTKAIEFDKTNIDARNLLGLIYFEMGQVGQALTEWIISTHFKKEDNIANDYINQIQNNPRKLDLYNDSIRMYNQAIEYIRQRSEDLAIIQLKKAIQESPNFVEAYCLLALCYIAEKDKAKALSYIEKVLEIDISNPKALRYQKELKSSVRPQTNDRSKTVGKHETKRTHQTYFSPLGQIAGFIVGAICTAALLFILVIPDKTNALNRQIADLNAENQRLEEEITKITRESQETISSLEEQLATMQETNDELQKKQNAIEEAQKISQAETLYNSSNFAEAASLLMSIDLDVISEENKTVYDQLAGKVFKEAGRYHYNTGLNSYSKGDYDNAKLNFEKSYLYVKDQYYSDNVLYYLGRIYEAENNIEKAKECYQQAIDQYKGTDGANSSRRRLNNLQ, from the coding sequence GTGAATTGTCCAGCGTGCAATAATGAAATCAAACAAGCTAATCGATGTCCAATATGCCAATTTGACATTGCCTTATATAGAAAGATAAAAGATATTTCTAGCAGATTATACAATAAGGGATTAGAACAAGCCCATAACAGAGAATTGACCGCTGCAATCGATTCATTAACCAAAGCCATTGAATTTGATAAGACCAATATAGATGCAAGAAATTTGCTGGGATTGATTTATTTTGAAATGGGGCAAGTTGGTCAGGCATTGACGGAATGGATCATCAGTACTCATTTTAAGAAAGAAGACAATATCGCCAATGATTATATTAATCAAATTCAAAACAATCCAAGGAAATTGGATTTGTATAACGACTCCATCAGAATGTACAACCAAGCTATAGAATATATCAGGCAAAGAAGTGAAGATCTGGCCATTATCCAGCTTAAGAAAGCGATTCAGGAAAGTCCTAATTTTGTAGAAGCTTATTGTTTATTGGCTTTATGTTATATTGCAGAGAAAGATAAGGCCAAAGCCCTTTCGTACATAGAAAAGGTCTTAGAAATTGATATTAGCAATCCAAAAGCATTAAGATATCAAAAAGAACTGAAATCCAGTGTAAGACCGCAGACCAATGATAGATCCAAAACGGTAGGCAAACATGAGACGAAACGCACGCACCAAACTTATTTTTCTCCTTTGGGGCAGATCGCAGGATTTATTGTAGGAGCGATTTGTACAGCTGCGCTTTTATTCATTTTAGTCATACCGGATAAAACCAATGCCCTTAACAGGCAAATTGCTGATTTGAATGCTGAAAATCAAAGACTGGAAGAAGAAATCACAAAAATCACCAGAGAAAGTCAGGAAACCATTAGCAGTTTAGAAGAACAGCTTGCAACAATGCAAGAAACCAATGATGAACTTCAGAAAAAGCAGAATGCCATAGAAGAAGCTCAGAAAATAAGCCAGGCAGAGACACTATATAACAGCAGTAATTTTGCTGAAGCAGCTTCTTTGCTTATGTCCATTGATTTAGATGTTATTTCAGAAGAAAATAAGACTGTTTATGATCAATTAGCCGGTAAGGTGTTCAAAGAAGCTGGAAGATATCATTATAACACTGGATTAAACAGTTACTCAAAAGGAGATTATGATAACGCCAAGCTTAATTTCGAAAAATCTTATCTTTATGTTAAGGATCAATATTATTCAGATAATGTCTTATATTATCTGGGAAGAATTTACGAAGCAGAAAATAATATAGAGAAAGCAAAAGAATGCTATCAACAAGCCATCGATCAGTATAAAGGAACGGATGGAGCAAATAGCTCAAGAAGAAGGCTAAATAATTTACAATAA
- a CDS encoding bifunctional folylpolyglutamate synthase/dihydrofolate synthase, producing the protein MEYNDVISYINSIERFGSRPGLVRVQNLLRRLGNPEKNLKVIHVAGTNGKGSVSTMISYILEKSGYDVGMYTSPHLENYNERIKINNKDISDEEFATAGEKIIKACQKCVENNEEHPTVFEFLTAMALLYFDEQSVDFVVLEVGLGGRYDATNVIENPLLSVITSISMDHMDVLGDSIESIAFEKAGIIKKNCSTVLFFPNNKVYNIIKSVCESLNSQLYYVSDMHIQNVRHSIEGITFSINTDFYSYKDLKVSLIGEHQIYNTALVLLAVEVLRNKGIEISEENVRIGLEECYWPGRLEIVGKNPLILLDGAHNEEGALALAKAFEQYFHDQNITLLIGVLKDKPYELMLKQLLPYASKVVLTEPNSSRKLPIDELEKTAVKYSSYIYQNADIAQAYELALKLTNEKDVLCCAGSLYLIGEIKKMIKKRS; encoded by the coding sequence TTGGAATATAATGATGTGATCAGTTATATTAATTCTATAGAACGTTTTGGCTCAAGACCGGGGCTTGTCAGAGTTCAAAACCTATTAAGAAGACTGGGAAATCCAGAAAAGAATCTTAAGGTTATACATGTTGCCGGAACCAATGGAAAAGGTTCCGTATCCACGATGATCAGTTATATTTTAGAAAAATCTGGGTATGATGTAGGTATGTACACATCCCCTCATTTGGAAAACTATAACGAAAGAATAAAAATCAATAATAAAGATATATCTGATGAGGAGTTTGCTACAGCAGGAGAGAAAATCATAAAAGCATGCCAGAAATGTGTGGAAAACAATGAAGAACATCCCACAGTATTTGAATTTCTGACGGCTATGGCCTTGCTGTATTTTGATGAGCAATCGGTGGATTTTGTAGTATTAGAAGTAGGTCTGGGAGGAAGATACGATGCCACGAATGTGATAGAAAATCCGCTGTTATCGGTTATAACCTCTATCAGTATGGATCATATGGATGTCTTAGGAGATAGTATTGAGTCGATTGCATTCGAAAAAGCGGGAATTATTAAGAAAAATTGCAGTACTGTATTGTTTTTTCCAAATAATAAGGTGTATAATATTATTAAAAGTGTTTGCGAAAGTTTGAATTCTCAATTATATTATGTTTCTGATATGCATATCCAGAATGTAAGACATAGCATAGAGGGGATAACTTTTTCGATCAACACTGATTTTTATTCTTATAAAGATCTGAAAGTGTCGCTGATTGGCGAGCACCAAATATATAATACAGCTTTAGTGCTTTTGGCTGTGGAAGTATTAAGGAACAAGGGTATTGAAATTTCTGAAGAAAATGTTAGAATCGGGTTGGAGGAATGTTACTGGCCGGGACGTCTGGAGATCGTAGGGAAAAATCCCCTGATTCTTCTCGACGGTGCCCATAATGAGGAAGGCGCCTTGGCTTTGGCTAAAGCTTTTGAACAGTACTTCCATGATCAAAATATTACTTTGCTTATTGGCGTACTTAAGGATAAACCATATGAGCTTATGTTAAAGCAATTGCTGCCTTATGCTTCAAAGGTTGTACTGACTGAACCGAACAGTTCCAGAAAACTTCCGATAGATGAATTAGAGAAAACCGCTGTGAAGTATTCTTCGTATATATATCAGAATGCTGATATAGCACAGGCTTACGAATTAGCGCTGAAATTAACGAATGAGAAAGATGTGCTATGTTGTGCCGGATCATTATATTTGATTGGAGAAATTAAAAAAATGATTAAGAAAAGGAGTTGA